A window of the Lysinibacillus irui genome harbors these coding sequences:
- a CDS encoding diacylglycerol kinase has protein sequence MKRARIIYNPTSGREVFKKHLPEVLEKLEVAGYETSCHATTCEGDATLAAKNAVERGFDIIIAVGGDGTLNEVVSGVSPFENRPKVGLIPMGTTNDFARAVHIPRNIDEAVDIIIQGDTLPVDVGLLNGERYFINIAAGGRITELTYEVPSKMKTMLGQLAYYLKAVEMIPSIKASHMRIEYDGEVFDGDAMMFLCGLTNSVGGFEKLAPDASINDGYFTLLVLKKVSLPEFIQLAAMALRGEHLNDDRVIYKKASVVKVTTENEVHLNLDGEYGGDAPATFENLKRHIEIFVPLADIREEDRI, from the coding sequence ATGAAACGAGCAAGAATCATTTATAATCCTACATCTGGACGCGAAGTGTTTAAGAAACATCTACCAGAGGTGTTGGAAAAACTAGAGGTAGCAGGCTATGAAACATCCTGTCACGCAACAACATGTGAGGGTGATGCAACGCTTGCAGCAAAAAATGCGGTAGAACGCGGTTTTGATATCATCATCGCAGTTGGTGGAGATGGCACATTAAATGAAGTTGTTTCAGGTGTAAGTCCATTTGAAAACCGTCCGAAAGTTGGTCTAATTCCGATGGGCACTACAAATGATTTTGCCCGTGCCGTGCATATTCCTCGAAATATTGATGAGGCAGTAGACATTATTATTCAAGGCGACACATTACCTGTTGATGTGGGTCTATTAAATGGTGAACGCTATTTTATCAATATTGCTGCTGGAGGACGCATTACGGAGCTAACATATGAAGTACCAAGTAAAATGAAAACGATGCTTGGTCAGTTAGCTTATTATTTAAAGGCAGTAGAAATGATCCCTTCAATTAAGGCCTCGCACATGCGCATCGAATATGATGGCGAAGTGTTTGACGGTGATGCCATGATGTTCCTATGTGGATTAACGAATTCAGTTGGAGGCTTTGAAAAACTAGCACCTGATGCAAGCATTAATGATGGATACTTTACATTGCTAGTACTAAAAAAAGTAAGCCTCCCAGAGTTTATTCAACTAGCTGCGATGGCCTTAAGAGGCGAGCACCTGAATGATGATCGCGTCATTTACAAAAAAGCTAGTGTCGTCAAAGTGACAACTGAAAATGAGGTACATCTCAACCTAGATGGCGAATATGGCGGTGACGCACCTGCTACATTTGAAAACCTGAAGCGTCACATTGAAATCTTTGTTCCTCTTGCTGATATTCGAGAAGAAGACCGAATTTAA
- a CDS encoding thioredoxin family protein yields MKTEQQYFNEAISIQQYMDNMSTLKEESFRIYDGFEVPTNDGFIELLKNKQPKILTITEDWCGDAMLNNPIIRRVAEAAGLEMRTVFRDADTELIDRYLTNGGRAIPIYLLLDDAGEVIGKWGPRAPELQELVVTKRASLPDKEDPAFEEAQKALYAEIREENISNQTYWTYVYEDFKKQVTNALQK; encoded by the coding sequence ATGAAAACAGAACAACAATATTTCAATGAAGCTATTTCAATACAACAATATATGGACAATATGTCTACACTGAAGGAAGAGAGCTTTCGTATTTATGATGGCTTTGAAGTGCCAACAAATGATGGTTTTATCGAATTGTTAAAGAACAAACAACCAAAAATTTTAACAATCACAGAAGACTGGTGCGGAGATGCAATGTTAAACAATCCAATTATTCGTCGTGTTGCTGAAGCAGCAGGATTAGAGATGCGTACTGTTTTCCGTGATGCAGATACAGAACTTATTGACCGTTATCTAACAAATGGTGGTCGTGCGATCCCAATTTACTTGCTATTAGATGATGCAGGTGAGGTTATTGGCAAATGGGGACCACGTGCACCTGAATTACAAGAACTAGTAGTAACAAAACGTGCGAGCTTACCTGATAAGGAAGATCCAGCATTTGAAGAAGCTCAAAAAGCCTTATATGCAGAAATTCGAGAGGAAAACATTTCGAATCAAACATACTGGACGTATGTCTATGAGGATTTTAAAAAGCAGGTAACAAACGCTTTACAAAAATAA